The Halovivax ruber XH-70 genome includes the window ACCGTCGTACCACGGCGTGTTGTCGGAGGTCTCGGCGATGTTGTCGCCCTCGAAGGCCGAGATCGGGATGAACGAGTCGTCGGCGACCTCGAAGTTGACCTGGTCGAGGAGCTGGTTGACCTCGTCGACGACGGAGTTGTAGTCGTCCTCGGAGTAGTCGACGACGTCCATCTTGTTGATGCCGATGATCAGCTTCTCGATGCCCAGGGTGCGCGACAGGAAGACGTGCTCCTGGGTCTGGGGCGCGACACCGTCGTCTGCGGCGACGACGAGGACGGCGTGGTCCGCCTGGGACGCACCCGTGATCATGTTCTTCACGAAGTCGCGGTGGCCAGGGGTGTCGACGATGGTGAAGTAGTACTGGTCCGTGTCGAACTTCTGGTGGGCGATGTCGATGGTGACACCACGCTCTCGCTCTTCGGCGAGGTTGTCCATGACGTAGGCGAACTCGAAGCCACCCTTGCCCTTCTCTTCTGCTTCTTCGCGGTGCTGTTCGATGACGTGCTCTGGGACGCTCCCTGTCTCGTACAGGAGTCGACCCACGAGCGTACTCTTCCCGTGGTCAACGTGGCCGATGATGGCCAGGTTCTGGTGTGGTTTGTCGCTCATTGTTGTAGCTCACGCGCAAAGGCGCTTATACCGGGGATGTTGTCCGGATGTGGTTAAAACCATTTCGAAACCCGCATGAGCGGACCCCGACGCCGTCGTGCGGTTTGCGAGGTGTTCACACGAGGGGAGCCCGATCGCACCGCCGACCGGCCAGGTCGACGGCGAGTTGGCCAGTAAGGTATTCAGGCACCTGCCGTCCAACGTCACCAGCCGATTCGAGCTTACAGCGACGGCAACCGGCCGATGTCCGCGAGCACTGCAGTCGCCGTCTCGGGGCCACCAGCACCGGCGCCGCTGTTGTGTAACGTGCCCGCGTATTCGGTCTCGAACTGGACGATGTTTCGCGTCCCGCTGACCGCCAGCGGGCCGTGTTCGGGGACCAGCCGGGGACCGACGCTGACGCCCTCCCGAGTAGCTTCACCGACGAGACGGATCGTCTGCCCGTCTTCGGCGGCCAGCTCGAGCGCGCTCCGTGGCACGTCATCGATACCGGTCACGTCGGCATCCTCGAGCGAGAACCCGTCGTCCGCGAGGACGTTCGCCAGAATCACGAACTTCAGGGCGGCGTCCGTGCCGTCGACGTCGAACGACGGGTCCGCCTCGGCGACGCCCATACCCTGGGCCTCGGCCAGGACGTGCTCGTAGTCGAGTCCCTCGGTCGCCATCCGACTGAGGACGAAGTTGGCCGTCCCGTTGAGTACACCGCGAACGGCGGTCACGGCGTCCGGTGTCAGGTCCTCGATCGTCGAGCAGACCGGGATCGCCCCGCCGACGGTCGCCTCGAATCGAACGCGACCGGCACTTGCCCCGGCGAGTCGCTGTAACTCGTCATAACGCTCGGCGACGGGGCCCTTGTTCGCCAGGACGACGTGGCAGTCGGCGGCGAGCGCCCGTCGGGCGTGGCCGAATCCGGGCTCGGCGTCGCCGAGGGTCGTCGGCGTCGCCTCGATCAGGACGTCGTAGTCGACCTCGAAGATGGCCTCGGGCGCGGCGTCGCCGACCGGTTCGCCGCGCTCCTTGCGCGCCAGGGCCGACGCGACGTCGATACCGATATCGTCGGTCGTCGCGCCGGACGAATCGGCAGCCGCCTCACCGGACGAGCCAGCTGTCGCCTCACTGGTCGAGTCGGCAGGCGCTCCACCTGTCGAGTCGGCGACCATCGCACCGGTCGAATCGGCGATCCCCACGACCTGGTGGCCGTACTGGCCTGCCAGTTCGGCAACCGAGCGGCCGACGGAACCGGCACCGGCGATCGCGAGACGGTGGCCGGCCATTACGACCGACCCCCGATGAGCGGCTCGACGACGGTGAGGTCCTTCTCGGCGGCGACCTCGCCGACCGCGGCGAGCGCGTCGGCGACCGAGTTGTCCTCGACGGCCAGTTGCAGGCGGGCGCAGGAGGCGCCCTCGGTCCCCTCCGGCGCGGCGAGCGAGACGTCGACGACCGAAGCTCGACCGAATGCCTCGATGCGGGCGAGCGTCTCAGAGAGGTCGGAATCGACCAGGTGTCCGATCAGCACGACGTTGACCGTTCGGTCGTAGCGTCGCTCCCCCGCCTGGATGATCGGGACGCCCGCCGCCTCGAGACGCTCGACCAGTCCGTCGAACTGCGCGGGCGGACACGACAGGTCGATCTCGACCGGAATCGTCCCGCGCGGCGTTCGTTTGTCACGCTCGTGGTGGATCGATCGCAGATTCGCGCCGTGCTCGGTGATCGGCCCGAGCGCGTGTTGCAATCGCCCCGGTTCGTCCTCGAGTTCGAGACGGATCGTGTACGCGGCGTGCTCGTCGTCGGCTGTCGACCGTACTGTCGTCGCACTCCCGCCGTTCTCGTCACTCATCGACGTCACCACGGTTGCGAGCACCGCCACGGGGCTCCATACGGTCACGGACGAGGGTCGGTCCTAAAAGCGTGTAGTCCGACTCAAAATTGGCCGGCGATAGCCGATGGGCCGGGTGCGTGCGAAATCACACGAAGCGGCACTCACAGACGGGCGAGGGCCACAGACGAGTGGCAAGCACAGGTGTCGCGGTGGCGACTACAGGTGATCCTTCCCTGGGTTCGACGAGCCCCAGTCGCCGCGGCCACCTTCGGTTCGATCGATCCCCATGATCGACTCGGCTTGCTCTGGACCGCCGAGTTGCTCGCGCGCATCGGGGACCCTGATGGTGACGTCCTCGATCTCGTCCCACGTGAGGAGTTCGGCCTGGATGTTCCCCGTCGTCACGTCGCTGACCGAGCAGCCGCGACAGCCGCCACCGAGCTCGATCACGACTTCGCCGGTCTCGGCGTCGGCCGTCCTGACGGCGCTCGTCCCGCCGTGCATCTGGATGATCGGCATCTGCGTCGCGAGCCAGCGCTCGACGCGATCGCGAAGCGAGTCCGACGTCTCCGACTCGGACGCTGTCATACTCGACTGTAGGCAGTCCGAAAGGGAATACGTTGGGGTTTCCGTGGGAGCTTGCTGGACACCATCGAGGACCGTGGCGAAACCGGAAAGCGACGCTATTCCCGGACAACAATCGCCGACGCGTCGC containing:
- a CDS encoding homoserine dehydrogenase codes for the protein MAGHRLAIAGAGSVGRSVAELAGQYGHQVVGIADSTGAMVADSTGGAPADSTSEATAGSSGEAAADSSGATTDDIGIDVASALARKERGEPVGDAAPEAIFEVDYDVLIEATPTTLGDAEPGFGHARRALAADCHVVLANKGPVAERYDELQRLAGASAGRVRFEATVGGAIPVCSTIEDLTPDAVTAVRGVLNGTANFVLSRMATEGLDYEHVLAEAQGMGVAEADPSFDVDGTDAALKFVILANVLADDGFSLEDADVTGIDDVPRSALELAAEDGQTIRLVGEATREGVSVGPRLVPEHGPLAVSGTRNIVQFETEYAGTLHNSGAGAGGPETATAVLADIGRLPSL
- a CDS encoding ACT domain-containing protein, yielding MSDENGGSATTVRSTADDEHAAYTIRLELEDEPGRLQHALGPITEHGANLRSIHHERDKRTPRGTIPVEIDLSCPPAQFDGLVERLEAAGVPIIQAGERRYDRTVNVVLIGHLVDSDLSETLARIEAFGRASVVDVSLAAPEGTEGASCARLQLAVEDNSVADALAAVGEVAAEKDLTVVEPLIGGRS
- a CDS encoding NifU family protein — protein: MTASESETSDSLRDRVERWLATQMPIIQMHGGTSAVRTADAETGEVVIELGGGCRGCSVSDVTTGNIQAELLTWDEIEDVTIRVPDAREQLGGPEQAESIMGIDRTEGGRGDWGSSNPGKDHL